The DNA segment AGAGAAACAACAAGATGATCGTGTCACACTTCAATGCTCAAAATGCCAACTTACAACTGGAGAGGGATCAATGGAGGGAGCAAGCTAATAGTCTGCTTGATGTTCTTAACAAACTTGTCGATGCTGTTGGAAGAATTGCAGATAAACTATAAACCTCTGAGATGATTGATGAATGGAGCACATAGGACGTCGACAATCCATTGTGTTTTGCAAATTTGAGCAGCAATAACAAATTAGACATTGTAGGAACTCCATTTTTTTATTGATTCTGGGTGGTGGTGTATTGTTGGTAGGTTTCTAATTGGCAAAGGTGGATAAGAGacattttagagatgaattaatAATGATTGTAAGTGTTGAAAATAGACAGGGTTTAGCTGATCAATTGATCAATAAATCCTGTTGTGGGCCGGTTTCAATTCCTTCTCCTGTAATGATCAACTTTGaactttcttctcttttactGAAAGCATGCAGATGTACATGTGGAATTATGATCAGTTAGCTGATTTCTATTTGCACAAAAGAAAAACACAACAGTGAAGACTTTTTTATGCTTGTGTTGTTTTGACCATTAGGGTGGCGACCAATGTGCAGATTTCAATGCACCATTTTTGACATCATCTCACAACATTGTGGCATTATGGCATTAGAGAAGtcatatgaatattattttaataaaaaaaattcgatAGTCATAAATTTTGATAAATGTGAAAAGTTTTTACAATTTTTAATGCACGActtcaagggaaaaaaaaaaacttagcatAGTATTGTCAAACTAGAGAAGTCGTTTAAActttaattcataaaaaatatatatatataacaatcatCACCAAAATAACTTAGCATAACATTATCCTACTTACCAAAAGTGAAGGATTGGAGTTGGAAGTCTCGCTCGAGTGGCAGACGATGAAGGGGTAACCATGCCTCGTTGGAATGAATTGGTTCTCAAGTTGAAGTCTCTACTGACCACAGACGATGAAGGGGTAACCATGCTCGCATGTCAGAGTGGCTGGTGGGAGGCCTCGCATGCTGTGCTGCTCTTCAGAAACTTGAAATAGAACAGATTGGCCCAAGATCAAAACATCTTACGAATTGTTTTACATCGGCGACGATGAAGGCAATTATATAAGCTGCATCAAATCATTCTTGGACCTTCGGCACAAACCTAGCCGACGATGATGAAGACGAAAGCAAACATGTTGTTCGAGGTAAATTACTCTTCATGCTTTGTGTTTTTCTGGCATTGGGAATCGAGTCATATCTCCCTCCAGGTTCTTGAGCCTTCAGAGAGTCAGTCCGGTGGCGTATCGATCATATGAGACAAGAAGTGAACGTCTTGATAGTCTTGCGTTACATGCATTAGCGATGTGCTTTATTCTTATTACTTACCAACTACACTGGTGGTGTTGAGATCAGGGTCTGCAGTATCGAACTGTACCGTCCGATTTGGGTGATACGTACTGATCCGACAGATTGTCGGTATACGGATCGGTCCGAGAGTACTGTAACACTGTAGCACTGAGTATATcgctcggcacacctgggtgtaccgttcGATATACCGTATCGTATCGATACCGAGTTCAAATCAAAACATCGGTACGATATGATATTACGAACCTTGATTGAGATTACGAGACACGAGTTTTCTAGACAGCTTGGTGGGTAATGTAAATGCTCATCGTTGTTGCACGCAAGGGAAAGACCAACAACATGTACTAATGACCGAATGGACTTTTCTCTGCGGTGCATCTGATGCTTGTGTATGACCTGTCGCTAACTCGAGGTACTATCGGACCCAATTCGGTCCCAGAATTGGACTTTTCCAACCCAGACCCGTCCTCCTCCCATTCTTATCCGTTGCGTTGGCGTTTAAAGCGACGGGTGCTGTGGCCCAAATGGACGACCGAGATTTGAGTTGGGGATTGTGGACGGTTGAGATGGGCGAGAGAAGTGAGAATTGGAGAGGATCCTGAACCCCAAAGTCCTGCCGACTTGAGACGGGGACATGAGCAATTCCCTGTCCGTGGCAAAACGACTCCGGTGTGGATTGGATCCAAATTCTTTTCTAATCGAATTCTTACAATTCAGGATCATAGCCGTCTATTCGCGTGGACCATCCGCGCCCaaaccccctctctctctctctcacacacacacaccccccaTATGATGCTTGCTATAAGCAACCAATAATTGTCTCCTCAAGTCTCGTGATCCCTCGAGTCTATCTCCTCACTCCGTAGCTCCATATGCATAGAGAGAGATAGAGCTGTGCTGGCCATGGCGATCGccgcctcttcctctcttcttctccttcatcaCCTGCTCCTTGTTTTGGCCTCGTGGTGGCGTCTTGCGGACGCCGCCTACATCGCCTACAACACGTCGGGGGGCGTCGTCCTCGGGAAGCTCAACGTACACCTCGTGCCTCACAGTCACGACGATGTCGGCTGGCTCAAGACCATCGACCAGTATTACGTCGGCTCCAACAACTCCATCCAGGTCAGTTCTCATCGCTGACACTTCACCTACCAGTTTCTGGTCTCGAGGTTGATTGACCCTTGATTGGGTTTTTTGCTTGGTGGatttcgtttgggggaaaacagggaGCTTGCATCCAGAATGTGTTGGATTCGGTGGTCGAGGCGCTTCTGGCCGACAAGAGTCGCAAGTTCATTTTCGTTGAGATGGTCTTTCTGGATTCCTGCTCTGTTATTATCTTATTACGTTTCAGTTTGGTTCAAAGTTCTGTTTTTGAGGTTAATTTATGGCTGTtgttcctttttttcctttttttgggaATCCTTGACTGGATTTTGGATGTTCGGCATAGGCATTCTTTATCCGATGGTGGAGACAGCAGAGCGATAAGACGAAGAAGTTGGTGAAGAAGCTGGTCAACTCGGGACAGTTGGAGTTCATGTAATCTCTGCTGCTTCAACGTTTGTTGCCTTAATATCTCTTTAGTCCAATTCCTGGTTACAATGATTAGCGTTGCCATTTCATGGTTGAGTTTAGTACATTCTTCTACTGTTATACAGGTCTACTGTTGTAACTACTGAGTAAATACAAAAATTTGTGGAATCTCAAGGATTTCTTCATTCTGCTTCATGTCTAATTCTTCATTTTCCTTGTGGACTTTTTGATTCTGAAGAAATGGAGGTTGGTGCATGCATGATGAAGCAGTCGTCCACTACATCGACATGATTGATCAGACCACACTTGGACATCGGTTTCTGAAACAAGAGTTTGATCAGCTTCCACGGATTGGTTGGCAGATAGATCCTTTTGGACATTCTGCTGTACAAGCATATTTACTTGGAGCAGAGGTACATGCTTCAAGCTATTCTGATACACAACTTGAAGAGTTCCAACAAACCCTGACTGAAGAGTTCCaatatttaattttctgataCACAACTTGAAGTGGATTAAAAATAGCAGAAATCTTGCTTCCAATTGGAAATACAAGATTATTTCTTTTGACCCAGTTCTTTCatttatttcatatcaagctaCTGTAATACCTTTTAAATAGATTCCACTAGTTTTACATGTCTATCAATTCAGACTAAatgaatttttttgtatttttgatacaaatTATACCTATTTGCAGCTTGGATTCGATGCTCTTTATTTTTCACGCATTGATTACCAAGACCGAGAAAAAAGGAAGGATACTAAGAGCCTTGAGGTTGTGTGGCGGGGTTCCAAAACTCTTGGTTCATCTGTGGATGTAAGTTCTTGGGACTCACATCTTTTAAGTTGCAATGCATAGTTAAATATTCTCTTCCTTCAATCGTGTTTAATATGAATGATCTAATTAATGCAAACCTCCATTCAGATATTCACTGGCATATTCCCAAAGAACTATGAACCTCCTCCAGGTGGCTTTTACTTTGAAGTTAATGATGAGTCACCTGTTATTCAGGTCAGTCCGTGGATAATGCTATAGAATATTATTTACTCATGGAGAAATTTACTGTGATCATCGTATATGGTGGAaggatgatccccttttatttgatTACAATGTTCAAGAGCGAGTAGATGATTTTGTGGCTGCAGCTTTATCCCAGGTATTTTGTTCTTCTCTAATAAATTTTCAGTTGCTACTTACTTTCTAAATCTTTTTCACCAGAAATTCAGCAAAATGCTTAGTTAACCTACCACCCGAATGTTAACTGtatcttctttcttttcatttACTTTTCTTTCCTTTGGGATATAAATCTAGGAATTTTTATGGCCATAAAAGGTGCTTATTCTGAGAAATTGGTGTGAATACTATACTATTTCATAAATGTTGAATTGTCTCCTGAAGTCAAAATAACTTTTATTTTCAGGTTAACTCTTGATAATTGGACATTCAAAATTcaaatagccattattttcatcagcaaaaaaatttctttttatcTGACTTCTTTTGCTTATAGATGAAAAATTAGACCTAGAATACTGCACATCGGGCCCATAGGTTAGAACTGCAATAACTAATCAAATTTCTTTTTCAGGCCAACATTACTAGAACAGATCACATCATGTTTACCATGGGGACTGATTTCAAATATCAGTATGCAAATTCATGGTTCAGACAGATGGATAAATTCATTCATTATGTCAACAAGGTAATACTTTTTCCAGAAAAGGCAATTTAGGTAGTCTGATGAGATTCAGCATGTGTATCAttccttatttatatttatttaaataggaCAGCTATAGTTTTTGATGCATTACTATCTTGCTTAGCTTTTTTATGATACTTTTGTCAGTAAAAGACCATTTGCATGTCTCTGAAGCACTAACCCATTTCTGTTATGGAATATCTTCTCTTTAAAATGCATTAACATGCGAGAATCTGCagagtttatttattttttcttattctcATTGAATGTTCCCAAAATGTTTTGACTACTCCATAAAAGAAACCTGCACtgcagtttttctttttcttcttaacaTGAATTTACAGAGATTCCATCTATGTTTAATCTTATGCCCAAGCAAACATCGAATATCATATTACTAAAAAGTATAGCCTTTGAGGTCCATAAACTTTCAAGACATCCCATTTGTCCTATACGAATCTATGTCATAGGTTATTAAGCACATAAAAATTGTTTTTACTCAAGTAATTGTTACAATTTAAGAAAGAAATAAAGATTGAAGATTGCAAATTGGAATTTATGTTGATTTTTGCAAGATATACTACTTCCCCTTTTATCTGAACTGTAGTTTCCCTCTGGTTTAGGACGGCCGTGTTAATGCCTTGTATTCAACCCCGTCCATTTACACAAATGCAAAACATGCAGCAAATGAATCTTGGCCACTGAAGACTGATGATTTCTTCCCGTGAGTGAAGAATAAAATTTCTACAGATCATTAAAATTTCTAATGCAATATCATCTAATATTTCCAATCTCAACTGTTAGATATGCCGATCGTGCAAATGCATATTGGACAGGGTACTTCACAAGTAGGCCTGCCTTAAAAGGTTATGTAAGATTATTGAGTTCTTACTATGTGGTAAGTATTTCTTAGGAGCCACTGAGCATTATTCTGCAATTCTATTCAATCTATTGGCTACAAGTTTTCATTGATAAGATCATCTTTTTAAGTTCAGGCAGCTAGACAGTTAGAGTTTATTAAAGGAAGAAGTAGTTCTGGCCCTACAACAGACAGTTTGGCTGATGCTTTAGCAATTGTTCAACATCATGATGCCATTACAGGAACAGAAAAACAACATGTTGCAAATGATTATGCCAAGCGTTTGGCAATTGGTTATGCAGAGGTGTTGTTTCTTCCAGGGCATAACCATTCCAAGTTTCTTTCATACTTCCACTACAATACAATTAAATTCATATTTGTATATTTTCTGTAGGCTTCTAAGGTGGTTGAATCCTCATTTGCTTGCTTGACAGAGTCTATCTCAGGTTCTGGTGATTGTCTCCCAGTAACAAAATTTGAGCAGGTAGTAAATGATTACTTATATTGTTCTGTAGATTTCGGTGAGAACTCTGCATTGTTCTTGCATGATCTTCTTTATTAAATCTTTGATCTGCTTTGAATTTGCAATTTGTTTAATTGTATGTTTGCTCTGTTACCAAAGTACATCTAGAGTAAAAGCAGTTGTAAGTTTAGAGCAATGATGGAGACAACACTTGTTCCACGCaagacatatatattatataccctGCCTAATCAGGCCTAACAGACATGAACTGTTTCAGAAGCTTATTCTCTTGCATTTGTTCATCTgacttgtgttaatttgtttgtgTTGATGGATCTGTATATCCATCACAGTTTTTGGATGAATTATCATATCCTTAAATTTAATACAAATTTTGTCTCCTATCAGTTGATTATTGAGAATTCTATTCTCGTGATGGTTGAATTTCTTCTTTTATTGAAACAAAGTAATTTTCTTTACTATATCTTTTTTATCTTCAGATActaatgcatgaatttattattTGTCTAGTGCCCACTTCTTAACATAAGTTACTGCCCTCCATCTGAATCAGATTTATATGCTGGAAGAAGCTTGGTAGGTTCTTCACTGTATTTGATATCTTCCTCTGTATAAAGAATATAGTCTGGTTACAGTCCAAAAATAATTTCTTTAGAGTTTTCATTTTGTAGGTTGTTCTTGTCTATAACTCTCTTGGTTGGATGAGGGAGGACATTATCAGAATACCTGtaagaacattttctttttaatggctttttaataattttttgttcTTGATCTGCACATAGTGATTACACCTGAATGTCCACATATTTCCAAAAAATAATTCAATCAATTATTCTTTGCTTGCCATATGGaagtaaagaagaaaaaaagttcaATACAATAATAGTTGTTGGTTTAATTTAAATGTTAAAACTTTGTAAATTATAATTGCTTCTAGATCTAATGTTATATGATTATAACATTTTAAAGTAACCATACTCTACAGAACTTATTTTTCCTATCTTCTAATGTGTAAATTTATGCACATATTGCATTCAACTATCTCTTAAAATGGGCCCTTTATATTTTACTAGATAAGTagtaaaattttcatatttggttATGAGGTCTATGCATTGCTATTCATATGATGATGCCAAACAACATTATTCCTTTTGACAAGAGTGATGGAGCTAAAGAACATATTTAGATGGCTCTAACTGCATCTTCAAGATATTAAGTCTTATGCAATCCAAGTATCAATATGCTTAGTGTGAAGTTATACCAAGGTTCGCCATACTAAGCTATATCGCcaagtacgggcggtacatattggTCCGACAGGGGACTGGTATGCGAACCATCCTCTATCTGGCGGTACCCGTTATATGACCTCGTATCGGGCGATATAGGGTCTGTATCGGTCAGTAATGgtcggatttcgaccgttacccgaTCAAGGGCTCCGATTGTCctatttcaaatggtcaatttcatcgtttgaaccataggaaaagggtttttaaaccccagGTTGATAACAGTTGGATATCGACCGTTACCAATGAAGGGCTaagattgccctatttcaaacgATCAATTTAACCATTTGAACCATAGGAAAATCCTTTGCTCCCATCTCTTTCAATCCATTTTACTCTTTCAAACTCTTTCTCACTCGCATCtctgtctgtctctctctctctctctcattctcatattttcactctcttaaactcaACAAAGTTGTAATTcgtggattggatcaaatttgagaGGATTAAAAGGAATAATACTATaatcaagaggtatatattctctttctagatttttattgatttgagatgattaagcctattctatgtgGTTAATTTCTAATATGTTGTTTGACATGTTTTAGATAGTAGAATAGtgttaattagggagtaattaaagcctttaatgttgtgattagtatgtttaatgctgatttttttttaaattagacacttaataggtCTAATCTTTGTATTTCGACCgagacaatagaagaagaggaaatACATCCCTAGCAGGAAGAAGGTCTCCCTCGGTCCAAACGTGATGGAGGGAGTCGGACAACATTGAGTCAAACTGCTCAAGGAATTAGAGACACCCAATAATCACAATCGTCCACCTAGTGTGCAAtgtcaaaggcaaaggggaaggcggtAGCATTAGCCATACTATTGGAAAGAATCGACTCGGGCGATGAGACACCTTCTCAATCACATTCAACAACCCGCTTGGTCTAGAGACATGGCAGTGACGTAGATAACAGTGTCTCGACTGATGATGGTGGTGACACCAAGGAGTCAATGGTCCCATCTACATAATTTGAGGGTAGTGTATGGACTGGAAGGTAGTATTTTATACATGTCATCCAAGATTTAGGTCATGGAGCTCGATGAAGTACTAGTTAAGTTTATACATAAAAGGGGAAGAGAAAGACAGTGGATGATTTTGAACAGATGCGACAAAACCTACATAATGTAGACACAGAGCGAAGCTCATCGTTCTCATAATTGTCGTATTATAGAGAATCTTATGGCCAATaatagcaaggttcgcaataacgtaccgtaccggtatttcgacctgggctcggtatcggtacggtacggtgtaccgagcggtacacccaggtgtaccgacctaggctcggaccagtacgtaccgcccgtactgggcggtacgaTTCGATATGGCAGATACTGAATAATAGTATGGTGACAGTTGGTCATATTTCTCTGAGTCGTGGTACGGTGATTAATCTTATGAGACAAAGTAGTAGATTAGTGGCGCAAGTAGAAATTCTGACATTCTCTATGCTCTGCACCAATACATACCACAATCGTCCTTGCCTTAGGAGCTACCTTGAATACATGTGGTTCACGACAATTAGATTataaccatcaccacattgatgcactaaTGGCATACGGTGCATCAGTATACTATGTCGTGAGATCAATTTTAGGATTAAGTTTGAcaatcatatcaaattgataaacatatacataggatcgaggaccccaatCCACTGCTCATGGAGTCTCGTCATtccttttggtggtagaatcaattatatatatcgattgattacttaattcatttgaatcttaaggtttaatttgtttaaaaaataatcaaaaaatgtaaattatttctttgtagataattcaatattaacagaaTGAAGGTTCGGAAtgtaccacaaagctactcctcaatGCCTGAAAAAGATGTGCCACAATTttttctaatttagattatttttgttaaaattatactaattttatatttatttcaaaCTTAAAAACCCTCTCtaacttttttttctatttttcaaaaacttttgGAGCTATTTTGGCCATTTTTCCATGTCGTCAATAtgccatgaaaaataaaataaaataattttgttgaatattaagaaaaacataacataatgatattatttgtatattatatatgaatAACTTTAAAgtcattaaataaatcaatagatgataaatattgattctaaaaatttataaatttgcaGGACTATGCAAATAACTTACAAAGGcctaaatgattaatttttttatttttaagcctTGAAAAATTTGTTAAGGTCCTTTTGAATATGATAACCGATTGTATCTGATTAAGTTTAAATTGTAAATGATGCATGAAATCCATTACTTGTGGGTGTTTAGATCTTATTAGCAAGGTacgtaataccgtaccgtaccggtgtttcgatctgggctcggtaccggtgtggtatggtgtaccgagcggtacacccaggtgcatcgagtattgtagcactgctacagtgcattgCTACAGTATACTAGTGCACTGTAGTGCTATTataacagtgcactgctacagtgcattTCTACTGCAACAGTGCACTGTATTGCTACACTGCACTGCTATAgagctacagtgcactgctacagtcggaccggtacagggcggtccatgtaccgttagcctatcggaccggtatgcaccgcccgtaccgggtggtacgatttggtatggcagaccttgcttATTAGGGTTTTGATAGTTCAAGATAATTCTGTCGATTAGTTCTACATCATCTATGGGTATTTTATGGATTTTTTAATTACATTTAGCTATACATTGCTGAATTAATGTAGTTATCCACAAAACACCTTGCAGGTTGTTAGTGACTCCGTCCTTGTGCTGGATCATGAAGGAAAAGAAATTGAGTCACAGCTTTTACCTATAAAAAGCCCCTCAACAgccctacgaaatttttatgtcaAGGCATATTTGGGAAAA comes from the Musa acuminata AAA Group cultivar baxijiao chromosome BXJ2-8, Cavendish_Baxijiao_AAA, whole genome shotgun sequence genome and includes:
- the LOC135618498 gene encoding probable alpha-mannosidase At5g13980, producing MAIAASSSLLLLHHLLLVLASWWRLADAAYIAYNTSGGVVLGKLNVHLVPHSHDDVGWLKTIDQYYVGSNNSIQGACIQNVLDSVVEALLADKSRKFIFVEMAFFIRWWRQQSDKTKKLVKKLVNSGQLEFINGGWCMHDEAVVHYIDMIDQTTLGHRFLKQEFDQLPRIGWQIDPFGHSAVQAYLLGAELGFDALYFSRIDYQDREKRKDTKSLEVVWRGSKTLGSSVDIFTGIFPKNYEPPPGGFYFEVNDESPVIQDDPLLFDYNVQERVDDFVAAALSQANITRTDHIMFTMGTDFKYQYANSWFRQMDKFIHYVNKDGRVNALYSTPSIYTNAKHAANESWPLKTDDFFPYADRANAYWTGYFTSRPALKGYVRLLSSYYVAARQLEFIKGRSSSGPTTDSLADALAIVQHHDAITGTEKQHVANDYAKRLAIGYAEASKVVESSFACLTESISGSGDCLPVTKFEQCPLLNISYCPPSESDLYAGRSLVVLVYNSLGWMREDIIRIPVVSDSVLVLDHEGKEIESQLLPIKSPSTALRNFYVKAYLGKSPSITPKYWLAFPVTVQPLGFTTYFIKSAKQTGSHAVMSMVSSSQGMENSTMEIELGNLKLQFDLDGNKLSHYFNKRSLVKASVEQTYSFYSGDDGSGADPQASGAYVFRPSGKFPIQSEKKVPLTILQGPLLHEVHQQISSWIYQVTRIYKTKEHLEVEFIVGPIPTNDGVGKEVVTQIATTMNTSKTFYTDSNGRDFIKRIRDYRSDWELQVNQPVAGNYYPINLGMYIKDDSTELSVLADRAIGGTSLVDGQVELMLHRRLLHDDSRGVAEALNEVVCVEIECEGLAIQGKLYIRVDPLGEGAHWRRSTGQQIYSPLLIAFSEEHEGNWSNFHITTFSMLDHSYSLPENVALITLQELEDGSVLLRLGHLYEVGEDKDLSKIAYVELKKMFPGRKINITEMNLSANQERAEMEKKKLKWGVESSSTDETIVKGGLVDPSKLVVELGPMEIRTFILNLDKSVTADKNN